The genomic window TTCGGAAGTTTTACAAGAAGTTCCTATTCCAATTACAGTTATCGGCGGACAGGCCGCTGAAAATGCAGGTGCTTTCAACGTTAATCGCTTAAAAGAATTGGTGCCCTCGGTCCAATTGTATGCTTCCAATGCAAGAAATACTACATTAAATATACGTGGTTTAGGCTCTACTTTTGGTTTAACTAACGATGGTATCGATCCTGGCGTTGGTTTTTATGTAGATGGTGTGTACCATGCTCGTCCAGCAGCAACTTCAACAGATTTCATAGATATCGATCAAATTGAGGTAATTCGCGGACCACAAGGCACTTTGTTTGGTAAAAATACCACCGCAGGCGCATTTAACATTACTACCAGAAAACCGAGTCATGTTGCAAGTGCAAAAGTTGAACTAAGTTTTGGTAACTATAATTTCATTCAGGCTAAAACTACGGCTACAGGTAGTGTGGCAAAAAATCTGGCAGCAAAAATCTCCATTTCTGGTACGCAGCGTGATGGCACCATCTGGAACGTACGTGAAGAACGAAAATATAGCGGGCAAAATAACTTAGGTGCTAAAGGGCAATTGTTGTTTACGCCAAACGAAAAATTGGAACTGTTATTAAGCGGCGATGTTAGTATTCAGCATCCAGCAGGCTATCCGTTGGTGGTTGCTGGCGTTACTACCACAGAAAGAAGCGCTTTCCGTCAGTATGCTAAAATAGTTGAAGATTTAGGGTACACACAGCCAATAGTTGACCCTTTTGCTAGAGAAATTTATACCAATACACCTTGGAGACACAACCAATCTATTGGAGGGATATCCTTAAATGCCGACTATAAAATTGGTAGCGGTAAACTTACTTCAACCACCGCTTGGAGATTTTGGAACTGGGATCCAACCAATGATCGGGATTTTACCGAGTTTGCTGCATTGACTAAGTCGCAGGGCAATACTCGTCACGACCAATATTCGCAAGAGTTTAGGTACGCAGGAGATCTCACCGATAAATTAAGTGGCGTGGTGGGTGTTTTCTTTCTTGGGCAGAATTTACAAGGCTTAGGGCAAACCGAAGAAGTAGGAAGAGACCAATGGCGTTTTGTGCAAACTAGTGCTACGGGCGAGCAAGCTTTATATAGTGCCAATCGGGATTTATTAACAGGTTACGGTATTACTACAAATTCTACCATTAAGTCGTTAAGTGCGGCTGTTTTTGCGCAGGTAGACTGGGAGGTGCTTGATAAATTACACGTATTGCCTGGCATCAGGTTTACTTACGATAAAAAAGAAGTAGATTACGATAGAAGAACTTACGGCGGCTTACAAACTTCGGATGCTGCTTTATTAAGACTTAAAAATGCAGTTTACTCGAACCAGCAATTTAATACCAGTACTAATAACAATAACCTGTCTGGAAACTTAACTGTTTCTTACCGCCCAAGCGATAAACTGAACGCATTTGCTACTTATTCTACCGCCTATAAGCCAGTTGGTGTTAATGTAGGCGGTTTACCAACTACATCAACTGGTGCAGCCGATTTATCTGTAGCTATAGTAAAACCAGAGTATGTACAACATTATGAACTGGGTTTAAAAACAAAGCCAACTGCGGGTGCAATTTTGAACATTACTGCATTTAATACCGACATTAAAGATTACCAAACTAATGTGCAATCGCCACAATTGGGGGTAAATAGAGGGTATTTAGCAAATGCAGAAAAAGTACGCGTCAAAGGTTTAGAGGTTGATGGTAGTTATCAATTGCAGCGGTTTTTAACCTTAAATGCTGCAGTAGCTTATCTGGAAGGCAAATATGTTAAATTTACAAATGCGCCACTGCCACTAGAAGAAACCGGGAGAACCGAAGTAATCAATGGTGTAGCTACACAGGTTGCATTTAAAGATGTTTCTGGAGGTAGATTGCCTGGTATTTCTAAATGGAATATTTCTGGTGGAGCAGAGTTAAGCACAGCAGGTAAGCTAGCCGAAAGAGAAGGTAGGTATTTTATTGCTAGCGATATAAGTTATCGCTCGGAGTACTCTTCAAATCCAACGCCGTCAAGAGTTTTAGTGATAAATGGCTATACTTTGTTAAACGCCAGACTTGGTTTTAGATCAGAAAAATTCTCGATTTTTGCTTGGAGCAGAAACCTCGGTGGAACTAATTATTTCGAACAATTGCAGGCTGCAGCAGGCAATGCTGGTTTGTATGCTGGCGTATTGGGAGATCCACGAACTTATGGTGCTACTTTAAGATTTAGTTTCTAAATAGTTCAATAGTATCATTAATTTATTAGGTTGGGCGTTTACGTGTAAACGTTTGCAGACTAACTTTGACAAACTGATAAGCATGTAGCTTTTAGTTTGTCAAAGTTTTTTGCTTAAAAGACTTAAGAAGTTTTTAAACGGCGAAGTCTTCAACTTTTCAGTAAGAGAAATAAAATAGGCTAAAGTTAAACTTGGTAAGTCTCTATGCTCATTCTTCGCAATTGCAAAGGTGGACAACGATGACGATAATAATAGCGTCCAATGTCATTAAGTTAAGGAACTCTGTGTCAGTCTGAGCTTGTCGAAGACTTTTTCCTTAACTTAAAGACGATAATAGTAGCGTCTTTGCGAGGAGGTACGACGAAGCAATCTATATAGTCATTACAATAATTAAATGGTCGGTACATGCCGACTATTTTTTTGGAAAAAGAGTTTTATCTTCGAAGCATGAATAAATTAAAATCACTTTGTGTTTACTGCGGTTCGAATTTTAACGGAGATCCGATACTTAAACAAGCTATTATAGCATTAGCTGAAACAATGGTGGCACAAGATATTACCTTAGTTTATGGTGGCGGCAGCGTTGGAGTTATGGGCGTAATTGCGGATGAAGTAATGGCTTTAGGAGGAACGGTAACTGGTGTAATTCCGCAGTTTTTAATGGATAAAGAAGTTGGTCACAAAGGAATTACTCAAATGATTATTACCGAGAACATGCACCAACGCAAGCAAAAAATGGCCGATTTATCTGACGGTTTTGTGATTTTGCCTGGTGGTTTTGGCACGCTCGAAGAATTTTTTGAAGTGTTGACTTGGTTGCAGCTGGGCTTACACGCCAAGCCAATCGGTGTGTTAAATGTTGGCGGTTTTTACGATCCTCTTTTTGCGCAAATGGATATGATGGTGCACCATCGGTTTTTAAAGCCAGCTAATCGCGATTTGGTCTTTAACGAAAGTGATGCCAGTGTTTTAATAGAAAAAATGGATAGTTTTTCGGCCATTCCAGATGAAGTTTGGTTTAGAGACAGAAATTTGACTTAAGAAGTTGGATTGTTCATCGTTCGTCATCCCCGTGAAAACGGGATCTTAAAGCGATAGCTATTGTTTATGCATTATGATACCGCCACTGCACTAGTTTACTTGTTTTACTGACCCTGAAATAAATTCAGGGTGACGGTAAATTAAGGCTTCGTCATGCTGAATTTATTTCAGCATCAGTTTTACGGTTTCTTTAGAAGTTGAATGTTAGTTCTAGAACTAATCTCGAATTTAAACAATATCTATTTCCGAAAACAGTAGCACTTGTCGCAGCAAAATAGCCCTGAACGAAGTGGAAAGCCCGCATCCAAAGCTTGGCTTGGGGAGGACTTGTAACGAAGTGCAGGACTTTAGGTACCGATGAAATACTGGAAATTGCGCTCCAAATAATTTGTTTAAGTCACTGAAATTTTAAAATTATTTATCTCATTATCAATTTATTATGTTTTATTTAAAATATATTCTACTAAATAGGTAGAAATTATATACATTTGTGCTGTTGATTAAAAATGCAGAGCAATGATTTTAGAAAAAGTAGACAGAAACGTAGTTGAGCCTAAAATAACTTTAGTGGGTGCGGGTCCTGGAGATCCGGATTTATTAACCTTAAAAGGGGTTAAAGCGTTAGCAACTGCCAATGTAGTTTTGTATGATGCTTTGGTAAACGAAGCATTGCTAAACCATGCACCAGAAAATGCCATCAAAGTTTATGTGGGCAAACGTTCTGATGATGAGTCATTCTCTCAAAAATTAGTCAACAAGTTAATGATCGATTATGCTTTAAACTACGGTCATGTAGTGAGATTGAAAAGTGGAGATCCGTTCGTGTTTGCTCGCGGTTACGAAGAAGTTAATGTTGCAGAATCTTACAACATTCCAACCGAAATTGTACCGGGCGTTTCTAGTGCGCTAGGCGTACCAGGACTGCAAAAAATCCCGATGGTTTATGGCAATATGAGCGAAAGTTTTTGGGTGGTAACGGGAACCAATGCTCAAGGACAAATTTCTCCAGATTTGTATGTGGCTGCAAAATCTAACGCTACCATTGTGGTGTTAATGGGTATCGAAAAAATTAAAGAAATTGCTTCCATCTTTAAAGCAGAAGGAAAAGCAAATTTACCTGTGGCGGTAATAGAAAACGGTTCGTCGAAAGAAGAAAACGTGGTGGTAGGTATAGTAGATACGATTGAAGAATTAATTGAAGAAAAGAAATTAAGTTCGCCAGCTTTATTGGTGTTTGGAAATGTGGTTTCATTACATCCGCAATTTAACTCCATCCATCAATTTTATGCGATAATGGCACAAGAAGAATATTAAAGATTTATTACTTGATGTAATATTTTTGTTTGGTTGTGATTAGCTGGGTCTTCGGGTCCAGCTTTTTCGTTTTTAAGGGTGTTGTTAGCCACAGGTGCACAGATTTTTTAATTGATGTGTGCTGTAAAAATATTTATCTGTGCATCTGTGGCTAAACCTTGATATTCTTTATTTTGCTAAAAATAATTTCAGTAAAATTTTATGTAAATCGTCATTGCGAGGTACGAAGCAATCTTAATGCGATAGTTTTTATTGCCAGCTATAGTTGTAAGATTGCTTCGTACCTCGCAATGACGAAACAGGAGACAAAAACTGATATTCCCCAGTTTACTAAAATAATTTGAGTAAAAGTTTGCAATACTCGATGATTTAGGTAATTTAAAACAATTTCTTTCTGAGTATATTTTATGGAGATCATACATTTAAGTGCAGAGTGCTATCCGGTTGCTAAAGTAGGTGGCTTGGGTGATGTTGTAGGTGCTTTGCCTAAATATCAAAATAAACTTGGCCATGTGGCTAAAGTGGTTATGCCCGCCTACAATTGTAAATTTTTATATGAAAATGATTTTGAAACCGTTTACGATGGCTGGGTTAAGGTAGCTTCAACAAATTATCAGGCTAGAATTTTAAGGGAAAAAACAAATAAACTCGGCTTCGATATTTTTTTAGTACACATTGCCGGCTTGTTTGATAGAGAGGGTGTATATGGCCATAGTGATGATACAGAACGCTTTTTGGCTTTTCAAATTGCTGCGTTAGATTGGATTGCGCAGTGGCAACACCGCCCAGATGTAATTCATGTTCACGATCATCATGCCGGTTTAGTTCCGTTTATGGTAAGTAATTGCTACCAATATGCGCACTTAAACCAAGTACCAACAGCTGAGTATCCATAATGCACAATATCAGGGTCAGTTTGGTTGGGATAAATTACATTATCTTCCAGCATTTGATTTAATTAATACCAGTAAACTAGATTGGGCCAATGCAATTAACCCTTTGGCTGCGGCTATTAAATGCGCTTGGAGGGTAACTACGGTGTCTCCTAGTTACTTAGATGAAATTAGTCACACAGCAAATGGTTTAGAAAGTTTACTAGCGCAAGAGCGAGGCAAATCTTTCGGCGTGCTTAACGGTATAGATACCGAAGTTTGGAATCCGCAACAAGATAAAATGATTACCAAGGGCTTTAATGCCAGAACCGTAGAAAGTGGAAAAAAAGCAAACAAAGCAGAGCTTTGCCGTGTTTTTAATCTCGATCCAACTAAGCCACTTTATACATTTATCGGCAGGTTGGTAGGAGAAAAAGGAGCTGATTTATTACCTGATATTTTTTACAATGCCTTGGCACAAAGTGATGGCGAAATCAATATTTTAGTTTTGGGGTCTGGAGATACACACGTTGAGGACAGGTTAAATGATATTACACACAGGTATCCTGGCAAGTACAATGCCTTTATTGGCTATAACGAAGCTTTGTCGCATCAAATTTACGCGGGGGCAGATTTTCTTTTAATGCCATCGAGGGTAGAGCCTTGCGGTTTAAACCAAATGTACGCATTACGATATGGAACAATACCAATAGTAAGGCGCATTGGTGGATTAAAAGATACCGTAATTGATATTGGCGATGGCGGTTTTGGTATCTGCCACGATCAAACCAGTGTATGGGATGTAGGCCACGCCATAGGTAGGGCTTATGAACTTTACGGCGACCAGAACAGAGTAAAAGAAATAAGAAAATATATGATGTCGATAGATCACTCATGGGACAGCTCGGCACAACGATACATAGAGATATACCAAATGTAAAACATAAATAAAACGATGACGGACAAAGTATTAGGAGTAATTCTTGGCGGTGGCCAAGGTTCTAGGTTAGCACCATTAACATTAACAAGATCTAAACCAGCAGTGCCTATCGCAGGTAAATACCGCTTGGTAGACATCCCAATTTCTAACTGTTTAAACTCGGGCATACACCGTATGTTTGTACTTACTCAGTTCAATTCGGCATCGTTAAATAAACACATTAAAAATACTTATCATTTTAGCCATTTTTCTAAGGCTTTTGTAGATATTCTGGCAGCAGAGCAAACGCCAGATAACCCGGCATGGTTTCAGGGAACTGCCGATGCCGTTCGCCAGTGTATGCACCATATTGTAAGCCACGAGTTTGACTATATTTTGATTTTATCGGGAGACCAGTTGTATCAAATGGATTTTAAGGATATGCTGAAAGCACACATTGATGCCGAAGCAGAAATATCTA from Pedobacter sp. SL55 includes these protein-coding regions:
- a CDS encoding TonB-dependent receptor → MKIKLYPLRKNFYLTILTILSLILSAASAHAQTPFSGVVKKGDGSPVPHATVKIRGTNISTSANEKGEFRLTSVPEVPFYIQVSSVGFKPQDFQILTITSTPIELVLLEASQLDQIVVTSRRRSEVLQEVPIPITVIGGQAAENAGAFNVNRLKELVPSVQLYASNARNTTLNIRGLGSTFGLTNDGIDPGVGFYVDGVYHARPAATSTDFIDIDQIEVIRGPQGTLFGKNTTAGAFNITTRKPSHVASAKVELSFGNYNFIQAKTTATGSVAKNLAAKISISGTQRDGTIWNVREERKYSGQNNLGAKGQLLFTPNEKLELLLSGDVSIQHPAGYPLVVAGVTTTERSAFRQYAKIVEDLGYTQPIVDPFAREIYTNTPWRHNQSIGGISLNADYKIGSGKLTSTTAWRFWNWDPTNDRDFTEFAALTKSQGNTRHDQYSQEFRYAGDLTDKLSGVVGVFFLGQNLQGLGQTEEVGRDQWRFVQTSATGEQALYSANRDLLTGYGITTNSTIKSLSAAVFAQVDWEVLDKLHVLPGIRFTYDKKEVDYDRRTYGGLQTSDAALLRLKNAVYSNQQFNTSTNNNNLSGNLTVSYRPSDKLNAFATYSTAYKPVGVNVGGLPTTSTGAADLSVAIVKPEYVQHYELGLKTKPTAGAILNITAFNTDIKDYQTNVQSPQLGVNRGYLANAEKVRVKGLEVDGSYQLQRFLTLNAAVAYLEGKYVKFTNAPLPLEETGRTEVINGVATQVAFKDVSGGRLPGISKWNISGGAELSTAGKLAEREGRYFIASDISYRSEYSSNPTPSRVLVINGYTLLNARLGFRSEKFSIFAWSRNLGGTNYFEQLQAAAGNAGLYAGVLGDPRTYGATLRFSF
- a CDS encoding TIGR00730 family Rossman fold protein; its protein translation is MNKLKSLCVYCGSNFNGDPILKQAIIALAETMVAQDITLVYGGGSVGVMGVIADEVMALGGTVTGVIPQFLMDKEVGHKGITQMIITENMHQRKQKMADLSDGFVILPGGFGTLEEFFEVLTWLQLGLHAKPIGVLNVGGFYDPLFAQMDMMVHHRFLKPANRDLVFNESDASVLIEKMDSFSAIPDEVWFRDRNLT
- the cobA gene encoding uroporphyrinogen-III C-methyltransferase, with product MILEKVDRNVVEPKITLVGAGPGDPDLLTLKGVKALATANVVLYDALVNEALLNHAPENAIKVYVGKRSDDESFSQKLVNKLMIDYALNYGHVVRLKSGDPFVFARGYEEVNVAESYNIPTEIVPGVSSALGVPGLQKIPMVYGNMSESFWVVTGTNAQGQISPDLYVAAKSNATIVVLMGIEKIKEIASIFKAEGKANLPVAVIENGSSKEENVVVGIVDTIEELIEEKKLSSPALLVFGNVVSLHPQFNSIHQFYAIMAQEEY
- a CDS encoding glycogen/starch synthase → MEIIHLSAECYPVAKVGGLGDVVGALPKYQNKLGHVAKVVMPAYNCKFLYENDFETVYDGWVKVASTNYQARILREKTNKLGFDIFLVHIAGLFDREGVYGHSDDTERFLAFQIAALDWIAQWQHRPDVIHVHDHHAGLVPFMVSNCYQYAHLNQVPTAEYP
- a CDS encoding glycogen synthase, giving the protein MHNAQYQGQFGWDKLHYLPAFDLINTSKLDWANAINPLAAAIKCAWRVTTVSPSYLDEISHTANGLESLLAQERGKSFGVLNGIDTEVWNPQQDKMITKGFNARTVESGKKANKAELCRVFNLDPTKPLYTFIGRLVGEKGADLLPDIFYNALAQSDGEINILVLGSGDTHVEDRLNDITHRYPGKYNAFIGYNEALSHQIYAGADFLLMPSRVEPCGLNQMYALRYGTIPIVRRIGGLKDTVIDIGDGGFGICHDQTSVWDVGHAIGRAYELYGDQNRVKEIRKYMMSIDHSWDSSAQRYIEIYQM